A single window of Micrococcaceae bacterium Sec5.1 DNA harbors:
- a CDS encoding MFS transporter yields the protein MIHPTRTTDSVDTSTSKETSSKFKRRFMVRLVAVFIGGMFLDGYILGIIGPVTGLMRSELQLDALSLGMIAAGPLVGIFVGSPLAGWATDKFGRKPMFLVDMGLFLVASAAQFFVTSGDGAVIQLAVIRFLMGVAIGGEYSIGGPLLSEFSPPKLRGRLLGLTLIAWYVGFMMAFIIGTLLHDAGTPWRLVIGTSTILALVLFLARMGLPESPSWLITKGRHKEALAIAHRYVESPQMHDSITGEIDLRMIQEAQAAKSRTKIKGASFGMLFSKQNWRATLFTSGFWFCAVTPYFAIATFADDVLDQFGFGGWTGGVGLSALAAAGVVITVLLIDKLGRRILTVPGQWLCAGILLIIGVWADAPAIIVLVLFLAFSFFNAGYTTMTQVYPAEVFPGDLRGIGMGFAAAFSRIGAALGTFALPWAISNIGLGPSMVVAAAVALLGAVLSQWLAPETKGRTLAEISANFSH from the coding sequence ATGATCCATCCGACCAGGACGACGGACTCCGTCGACACCTCCACATCAAAAGAGACCAGCTCCAAGTTCAAACGCCGCTTTATGGTGCGGCTCGTCGCTGTCTTCATCGGTGGGATGTTCCTCGACGGTTACATCCTCGGAATTATCGGCCCCGTCACCGGACTCATGCGGTCAGAGCTCCAGCTCGACGCACTATCTCTGGGCATGATCGCCGCGGGCCCGCTGGTCGGTATCTTCGTCGGCTCCCCGCTGGCCGGTTGGGCTACTGACAAGTTCGGACGCAAGCCCATGTTCCTCGTGGACATGGGACTGTTCCTGGTCGCTTCAGCGGCCCAGTTCTTCGTAACCTCCGGAGACGGGGCCGTGATCCAGCTGGCCGTCATCCGGTTCCTCATGGGCGTCGCGATCGGCGGCGAGTACTCAATCGGTGGGCCATTGCTCTCAGAGTTCTCCCCTCCGAAGCTGCGCGGGCGATTGCTGGGGCTGACTCTGATCGCCTGGTACGTCGGTTTCATGATGGCATTCATCATCGGCACGCTCCTGCACGACGCCGGCACCCCCTGGCGCCTGGTCATTGGCACCAGCACGATACTCGCATTGGTGCTGTTCCTCGCCCGCATGGGCCTCCCTGAATCGCCGAGCTGGCTCATTACGAAGGGACGGCACAAGGAAGCACTCGCGATCGCACACAGATATGTCGAATCGCCCCAAATGCACGACAGCATCACCGGTGAGATCGATCTGAGGATGATCCAGGAGGCCCAAGCCGCGAAGAGCAGGACCAAAATCAAGGGCGCCTCCTTCGGAATGCTGTTCTCGAAGCAGAACTGGCGCGCCACCCTCTTCACCTCAGGGTTTTGGTTCTGCGCGGTCACTCCGTACTTCGCGATCGCGACCTTCGCCGACGACGTGCTCGACCAATTCGGCTTCGGCGGCTGGACCGGTGGAGTCGGCCTGTCCGCACTTGCGGCCGCAGGTGTTGTCATCACCGTACTTCTGATTGACAAGCTCGGCCGCCGAATCCTCACTGTGCCCGGGCAGTGGCTCTGCGCAGGCATCCTGCTGATCATCGGAGTCTGGGCGGACGCACCAGCGATCATCGTGCTCGTACTGTTTCTCGCCTTCTCCTTCTTCAATGCCGGCTACACCACGATGACCCAGGTCTATCCGGCCGAGGTATTCCCCGGCGACCTGCGCGGTATCGGCATGGGCTTTGCCGCGGCCTTCAGCCGCATCGGAGCCGCACTGGGCACCTTCGCCCTGCCATGGGCGATCAGCAACATCGGCCTGGGCCCAAGCATGGTCGTAGCCGCCGCCGTCGCATTGCTTGGCGCAGTCCTCTCGCAATGGCTCGCGCCTGAGACCAAGGGGCGCACCCTCGCCGAAATCTCAGCAAACTTCTCCCACTGA
- a CDS encoding FtsX-like permease family protein, with amino-acid sequence MSVLARSVGNAFRNKIRTAAVVAVLAVAIGLALAMLVANQAVGAKVQELNASVGTTLTVNPAGGQGFEGGGEPLTAAQAQTAAAVSNVTSVVGTKALRLQTATAETSTTQAAQGGFGPGGQQPSVTTNLTAAIDAGTLGNRNGSTGNTGGTGTAQRVRTLPITATGIGAEVDSAGKALDITSGTGLGDYTSAAAKALVGTTLAQKNNLTAGSTFTIQDKTFTVAGIFDAGTAFGNNAVYVTLPEAQTLAGTPDELSTMIVTVNSMENVDSTKTAVQSALGTGKADVTQGQRNLETAVSSLDSVKNISLVAFIAALATAGLIILLIMVMLVRERRREIGVLKAIGARNRTIGLQFVLESLVLVALGSVVGAAIASLASGGIASALISSNTTTTAAPTTQRGAGFGGGGFAGGGFAGGQGGPFGGASQLLTSVTASASPGVIAAGIAAVFAVAIIGALVPALLTARIRPIEVLRGE; translated from the coding sequence GTGAGCGTCCTTGCCCGAAGCGTAGGCAATGCCTTCCGCAACAAAATCAGAACGGCCGCGGTAGTCGCCGTGCTTGCCGTAGCGATCGGCCTGGCATTGGCCATGCTTGTGGCCAACCAGGCCGTGGGTGCCAAGGTCCAGGAGCTGAACGCTTCCGTGGGCACCACCCTGACGGTGAATCCGGCTGGCGGGCAGGGCTTCGAAGGTGGTGGCGAACCGCTCACCGCTGCTCAAGCTCAGACGGCCGCCGCCGTCAGTAACGTAACGTCCGTGGTCGGCACTAAGGCTCTGCGGTTGCAGACAGCGACCGCAGAAACAAGCACCACCCAGGCCGCTCAAGGTGGTTTCGGTCCCGGTGGGCAGCAACCTTCGGTCACCACCAACCTCACGGCAGCCATCGATGCCGGCACCCTCGGCAACCGCAACGGCTCCACGGGTAACACTGGGGGCACAGGCACCGCCCAACGAGTTCGCACCCTTCCCATTACGGCCACGGGTATCGGCGCCGAGGTTGACAGCGCTGGCAAGGCCCTGGACATCACCAGCGGCACCGGCCTGGGCGACTACACCTCGGCGGCGGCAAAGGCTCTGGTGGGAACGACGCTGGCGCAAAAGAACAACCTCACCGCCGGTTCCACCTTCACCATCCAGGACAAGACGTTCACCGTTGCAGGCATCTTCGACGCCGGAACCGCCTTCGGAAACAACGCCGTCTACGTCACCCTTCCGGAAGCCCAAACCCTGGCGGGAACTCCCGACGAACTCTCCACGATGATCGTCACGGTCAACAGCATGGAGAACGTCGACAGCACCAAGACGGCAGTCCAGTCCGCCTTGGGAACCGGGAAGGCCGACGTCACCCAAGGCCAGCGCAACCTCGAAACCGCGGTCAGCTCCTTGGACAGCGTCAAGAACATCTCCCTGGTCGCGTTCATTGCAGCACTGGCTACAGCCGGACTGATCATCCTCCTGATCATGGTGATGCTGGTCCGCGAGCGCCGCCGCGAAATTGGCGTGTTGAAGGCCATCGGTGCCCGGAACCGCACTATCGGCCTGCAGTTTGTCCTTGAATCGCTGGTCCTCGTGGCCTTGGGCAGCGTGGTGGGTGCGGCTATTGCGTCGCTCGCCAGCGGCGGTATCGCGTCAGCGCTGATCAGTTCAAACACCACCACGACGGCGGCCCCGACCACCCAGCGCGGAGCCGGCTTTGGCGGGGGTGGCTTTGCCGGCGGCGGCTTCGCCGGAGGGCAGGGCGGTCCATTTGGCGGTGCCTCCCAACTGCTCACGTCCGTCACGGCGAGCGCCTCCCCCGGCGTCATCGCTGCAGGCATCGCCGCGGTCTTCGCAGTGGCCATCATCGGCGCATTGGT